AGAATGCAGAAGAAAAGAGATCTTCTTTTGAACAGGAAAATTTGGTCACGTAGATCTTCTATTTCGCCGGAATTCGTTGATTGCTCCGTACGAATTTACAATGGAAAAACTCCTGTTCGTTGTAAGATCACTGAAGGAAAGGTTGGTCATAAATTTGGAGAGTTTGCTTCTACACGGAAACGAAGACCTTCGAGAACAAATATTGGACCGggaagaaaaaaggggaaaaagtaaAGTCTAAGCGCATATGGCACGAAAAGGAAATCCGATTTCACATTTCATATTCACTCTTTTTTATTCTATAATAAAGTTTATagtgaaataaaaatatctgaTTCAGATAGAATCAGACAAGCCGCCTCTAGCATTTCCATTTCGCGATTCAGATTCTGAGCGCGAATCTGTACATTCCTCAGAATCTGAAGAGGGAGGCCCGCACGACGGGCCTCGAATTGAGACTCGCCCCCCCTGGGGGAGGCTCGGGGGAACCTGTCCCCCGATCTCTTGCGGAAAACGAGGCGGCTCATCCCGCTCAACCGCTTACCGCTCGAGAGCGGGAGAGTGCTTCTTGCTCTAATTCTCAGGCGGCGGGCCCGTCTGCTGCGGTATTACACCAACTACCACTTCTGGTTCCGGACCCGGACCCAGTCTCGCAAACCGGATTTGGCTCTACAAAGAGCATGCGTCAAAAGATGCAAACGAAATTCTTCAAGGAGAAAACCATTTCTCTataaaaagaatttaaaaaatttaagaacTCATCCAATCTGACGCAAGGCTCTCCGAGCCTTTTAATTCCAATCAAAAATTAGCGAATTTCTATTTTTCGTTAGttaagagagacagagatgaaTACTCTATCTCATCTCTAACTCATTTCTTATCTGaccttgaaaaaataaaataaaaaagatagcAAGTTCTATGCACAAGTTTTCTCAGTTCTTTCTAATTCACAAGAATAGAAGCCTTTCTTTTCTTGAGTTGCAGAAATATGCAACAGGATAAAGGAAACCGATTGAGAAACTTGCATGGGGCTGGCTATTCACTCACTTTTTTCTGCTAATGTGCAGCGGCGAGGAGCCAACTGGTTGTTGGACCAACCTATGGTGTGTTCCGGCGAAGCGCCGGGTTGTTGGTAAGGAGCGTGAGCGGGCGGGGGGCTCACACAAGTAAGTGAAGGACCCCCGTAGGGCCTTTCTGAAGTGTGGCCCACACACGGCCAGGGGGGaaagaaaagggaggggggaTACAGGTCTTCCAGATCCTTGGGCGAGTGGTCTCAGTTTTTTCTGAGAtcgacttttttttcttccaaaacctTTCTTTTTTCGGTATGCCGCTCCGCGAGCAAGGAGCGCCGCGAGCAGAGCGAGAGAACGAAGTGGGCTGTGGTGATGTCAGAATTTGCACCTATTTGTATCTATTTAGTGATCAGTCCGCTAGTTTCTTTGATCCCACTCGGTGTTCCTTTTCCATTTGCTTCCAATAGTTCTACCTATCCAGAAAAATTGTCGGCCCACGAATGTGGTTCCGATCCTTCCGGTGATGCCAGAAGTCGTTTCGATATACGATTTTAtctggtttctattttatttattatcccTGATCCGGAAGTAACCTTTTCCTTTCCTTGGGCAGTACCTCCCAACAAGATTGATCCGTTTGGATCTTGGTCCATGATGGCCTTTTTATTGATTTTGACGATTGGATCTCTCTATGAATGGAAAAGGGGTGCTTCGGATCGGGAGTAACCACTAGTGATAGGGCAAAAATAGGGGGGAAGGACAAAGGAAAAAGCGATGCCTACATTAAATCAATTGATTCGTCATGGTAGAGAAGAAAAACGGCGCACGGACCGTACTCGAGCTTCGGATCAATGTCCCCAGAAGCAAGGAGTACGCCCGCGTGTTCCAACGAGAACACCGAAAAAACCAAATTCAGCTCCACGTAAGATAGCCAAAGTACGGTTGAGCAATCGACATGATATATTTGCTCACATTCCGGGCGAAGGTCATAATTCGCAGGAACATCCTATGGTGTTAATAAGAGGAGGTAGAGTGAAAGATTCGCCAGGTGTGAAATCCCATTGTATTCGAGGAGTCAAGGATTTGCTGGGAATTCCGGATCGAAGAAGGGGCAGATCTAAATATGGTGCGGAAAAACCCAAATCGATATGAATGGAAGATGCCTCTGGAACTTTTTTTTCTCGGTCAGTCGAGGGAACAACCACAACGTTACGCCCCAAAATAGAACTATACGGAGCCCTTCCGAATGACTATAGTATAGTATACTACACGAGCCAAGAAAGAGTGTAGTAGACTCCATTCGCCCGTGGAGGTGAGTGGAGGAAGAATCCACAAATATGCTACAGGTATTGCTTATAATAAAAGCTCGTTCATAAATTCACTCGACCACTTGTTAGTCTTGCTACACTACACGACACGAGTGACGGGTGAAGTTGAAGCAGACACGGTCAAGTGAAGTCGACTTCACAAGTGATTCAACATACCATATTGAcataataaagaagagaagggtcTCGCCCGGCTGAAAAACTACAGGGCGCGCTAGCTAAAGCTAGCGCCCTTATTTGGTTTAGTAAAGGGGGTCGCCCTAAACGAGTAAGGCCGGATTTCATCTCCTGCGCCCTGATTTACAATCAGCCTGATTTACAACCAGCCTGCGGTCGAGCTGGTCTAAGACCACCCCTGATTTACAACCAGCCTGCGGTCGAGCTGGTCTACGACCACCCCTGTAGTTTTCTTCGCAGGAGTGCGCATCCGCGCACTTCCGTTTTCTACGCTGCTCCAGCATCATTTACGGATGAAGCCGAATCAGAGGTCTCTCGAGCCTCTTGATTCTTGAGACTTCTTTCCATGCAACAGGAAAGATTTGTCAGATCCTCCGCTTCGTTTGTCACGGATGAAGGACCTTCCCGCTAAAGAAGTGGAGCATCTCGGCTTTCTCCGCCTTTGGAACCAGGCGACTTAGTATACTACGGAAGGAGCCCAGAAGGcgtattttagtattttcatgCTTATGCATATGGAAAAATGATTTAgattattttgattgatttgcGGGACGGCCAAACGGCTTTGAAAGCCAGACATCAGCGGTTTTTGAAAGGGGCTATTAAGACGATGAAATGCGAACGAAAGCATGCGTTATGCAAGGAGATACTTCGCTTCGTCTAGAAAGATGGCCAGATGAACCCTTCTTCAGCTTTGGGCCCGAAGCACCTGACCACGAATCGATTGTTCGAAGTCCATCCCCTCCACTTTCATTGAAGCCTTGGTCGCTTAGGTGGGGTAAAGAGTTGTTCCTAGTGGCCTGAAATTGAAGTCGTGATCCCTGGGCCAGCCCCTGTGTCGTGCAAGAACCATCAGATTGTGGTGGACTTGCTTATGTTGTTGCTTACGGGCTATGAGGGGTGGCGTGGTGCGACGGGTCCagagctgatcgtagaccacccttcTGTATAAAAGCTCGAGTGGTGTTATTCGGTGAGCCGAAAATACCGAAATCGGGTTCAATAGAAACCTACTGCGATTTCCCCTTCCCCTTGGTAGTTTGGTAGGGTGTTGCCCCGAGAGTTCCCATCCCGCAACCTCCTATGGACTCTAAGTGGTGGGATTTCGGGGTAGAAGGTTCATGGTAGGTAGTTCCAATGCGGCGATCAAAATCCTTTTAGTATGTAGCGAGATCCGTCCTCCAACCAAGGGATCGATATACAAATCATAACTAAGGCTAGCCCGCTGGTAGTAGAAGGAAGCAGAGATTCAGGCAGCTAGGCATCAGTTTGAGTTCGAGATCGAGAAGTAGAGATAGAGGCAAAGGTTGCAGCAGGAGGGAGAGACGGTTCAATACCCGATTTGAGAACCTGGTGAACCGGGCGTACTACTTTCCAACCTTCTgtgaacttttcttctcttattttatttgtttagtttAGTGATTGATATCTTAAAGAGTTCTAAGTCTAGTCACTCAACTAATCCACTCGTGGAGTGCGAAACTTACGGTTGAGAGCTGGAAACAGTTATACATCGGTCAATGGACGTTTTTTTCCACGAGAACAAGAATTTCGGGGTTTTTCATACGTATGtagtaaagaaagaaaacaacacGCATCTTAACGAGGACCTAACAGCCAGCCCAACAAGGCGGATCTCCTCGTAgagcttcttttttatttcatcttgAGCCAGGTGCTCGACCATTTAGTGAAAAAGCTTTTTTTCACGTTCCAGTCTTTTTTTCGGAAAAGGACGGCCCCTATTTTGAATATCTTTCCTCCTTTAAGTGAGGTCATTAAGGAGGATTCGGACTTGCAAAAATGGGGTCCCGATTTTCTAGAGATTGGTGCCATTTTCTATCTAAAAAAGGCAATCGCCAATCTGGTGAAGCCCCTTTTAGAGAAGGAGGACATTACTCTTGGACGGTCGCAGAATTGACGGAGGGGGCTATCCTGGGAGGGCTTGAAAACCTCAATCTTCTTATCCGGATCTACCAGGAGATTTTCACTTTGGGTGAAAAGAGTCGATGGTATGGGAGCGTAGTTGACTTTATCAAAAGCCCCTCTTAAGGCAGCACACTTAAAACCTCAAAATGCGCCCCGGATGTAGCCATTGTAAGTCAGAAAGGCGAACCGGGTTACCTTCACGATGGACGCTGGGATTGTTGTGCATTTCCTTTCCCAGAAGTGTTGGTTCGAGTGACAAAGACTTGGGCATATAGATGTCTCGGGGCCTCTATTCTCTCTTAATGTATAATAAGGCTGACTGCCTCCTTCCGTGGCTTTCAGAATTCAATTCAAAGTCGTCTTGCCGGATAGCAGGTATGAGAAAGATTTGATTGTCAACATCCGATCCGGATTTCTGAATAAGGAATCATCCTTTTCAAAGAAGGCCGTGGGACTGCTTGTTCGTGAGGTGGATGCTGGCTGACAAGGTATACCCAGGAAAGGACTATTCCCACTAACTAGCGCTTCGCCCCTTCTTATGCCTCTCGGGAGGCAGATTTTTTCTACTCCCATGTGCTGCTACCTAAGAGAAGATAGCGACTATCAGCTTACTACTGCAGCGTAATAGTAGAATCGCTAGCCTGCTTCACCCCTCTCGCTAACTTACTACCTCCAAAAAGGGCTAAACACATTCATGCACACCGCCATCAACAGACATTCCAAAGTCTGTCACGTCTTCAGATCAGCCAAAAGGTCCTCTCAAGGGATTACTTGCTAAAGGAATGCTTGCTGGCAATAACAGGAACCAACACTTTGTAATTAATCGGGTATTTCCTTTTTTAGACTTATTCATCTCTTAGGCTATAGCCGGATCTAATTCCTCTCCCGGGTTTGATCAAAAGTATGTAAACTTCCTTACTATGATTCGCATCGATAAAGAGAATTACCAGTATTCGTCGATAGTTACAACAACGAAGATGTTATTAGGTAACCGCTTCGcccctttcctctttctttgcTGCAATAGATGAGATTGGCATTGGCCTAGTTCCAATTATTTTAGAAAACCCCGTGTTTGCATACATTTCCCTTCCTTGCGTGGATATCTTCTACTAGTGAAAGCGGCATCCCAATCCCAACTGTCGAATGATTGCTAATCCTCTTTGTCCTCGGGATTTTTGGCCTAAATGCTACGCACAAGGTGCGTAGCCTAAGATAAGAGCCTATTCGATCTTTTGTCCTCTTGTTGGCATGTCCCCTTCGTGGATTAACTGTAACACAAAGAGGGAGCAGCTCCTTATATTCCGAGACGGGTTTATGGGCAATTAGTTCCTTGTCCAGTAACTATGTCACTTTCTTTTCATGAAGTTGAATGTGTTAATTCCTTCTCATCTCAGATGTCCATTCAACAAGAAACAGCCCCGCTAACTCGTATTCTTCGTCTTTTAAGACAAGAGCTCCTAGGCAAGGAGGGACTTTTGCTTCTGTCTTTGCAAAACCTATTCCATAGCCTTGACATACTTATACTGGATGCCCGGACTAGAGAAAAGGTCGGATATAGAGAGAGTGGACGTAAGGCACGGCAAAAAGTAAAGGAAACCGGGGATTTTGTCCATTTATTCGAGAACAGTAAGAGCTTCCCCGACAAGGACTGCTAATGAAGCCTCTTCGCCGACAATGCTAGTTCGATTGGATGCGCTATTTCGACGAGCCCTTTTTTGGAAAGCCCTTATTTGCCCTGAACCTCTTTAAACAACTGCAATGATCACCGTTTACGCCGCAGCATCTATAGAAAAACAAGATTTCATTTCAAAAGACTTGCATCTGATTCAATACAATAGCAGGGGATTCAATAAGAGCAGATTCGTGCAAAAGAGCTAACATCCGATTTGTGAACAGACCGGCTTGGGACAGGCTTGCTTGAAAGAGTTTGACCGGTAAAGGTTTTTCTTCCTACTTTATTGCCCGGAATGACTGACAGCAGGGACAGAAAGAGTCATTGCACCAACCGTCCTACTGCACTCTGGGGATAAAAAGAACCTTTCCGCATTCATCACAAGACTCTTCTCCTTAATCAAAATATACTTGGCACTCTCAttctgttcttcctttcagcgGAATGAGAACCAAATCCTCAGCTTTTTCACCAACCTCGTAAAGAAGAGAGTGAAAGAGTTTTCAATGCTACAGCCAACTCAGAGAAAGATGCAAATAGTCAAGAAAAGAATGCCGCTACTATTCGAATTCCTCGGCTAGCAAAGAAATCTCGCCgaaagatgagagaaaaaaaggaatgaactcactgaaggaaagaaagaagaaaccatATGATATATAGAATAGAATATAACCCTTCTTTTCCGAAAGTGCTCTCCCCTCTCCTTTATAGTCGAGCGACTTCGTTCCTCTCCCCCCAAACCTTGTTCCGAGCAACTCCGCTCAATCAACATGGAAATTTCATTTCTTAAGGCTATCCGATGGTTTCCAACTGACCGGAGTAAGAACCATCTACCAGCTTGGACCGAAGACAATTTCTAGTGCCATTCTTCTAGCAACTAGCCAAACTTAACATAAGTGAACCTGTTTTGAGCTAACTGCATGTCGAGCGCTTAAGCGGAGCTTGTGGTCACTCGTTCCTTGCTTGTTCCAATCCTAGTAAAGAGCCTCAGATCCGATTCTACACTACATACGATATT
The Telopea speciosissima isolate NSW1024214 ecotype Mountain lineage unplaced genomic scaffold, Tspe_v1 Tspe_v1.0012, whole genome shotgun sequence genome window above contains:
- the LOC122647128 gene encoding ribosomal protein S19, mitochondrial, whose translation is MKEEKEEEEELIRTESKRRNSEFMPRRSIWKGSFVDAFLLRMQKKRDLLLNRKIWSRRSSISPEFVDCSVRIYNGKTPVRCKITEGKVGHKFGEFASTRKRRPSRTNIGPGRKKGKK
- the LOC122647085 gene encoding NADH-ubiquinone oxidoreductase chain 3; amino-acid sequence: MSEFAPICIYLVISPLVSLIPLGVPFPFASNSSTYPEKLSAHECGSDPSGDARSRFDIRFYLVSILFIIPDPEVTFSFPWAVPPNKIDPFGSWSMMAFLLILTIGSLYEWKRGASDRE
- the LOC122647084 gene encoding ribosomal protein S12, mitochondrial, giving the protein MPTLNQLIRHGREEKRRTDRTRASDQCPQKQGVRPRVPTRTPKKPNSAPRKIAKVRLSNRHDIFAHIPGEGHNSQEHPMVLIRGGRVKDSPGVKSHCIRGVKDLLGIPDRRRGRSKYGAEKPKSI